TCAGGCGTGGCGCCCATTAACAAGGCCACCGAAGTGCCGGTCACCATGGCGACCACGCTGCCAAAGAAACAGATAGTGATGATGGATTTCCAGCGGGCGCGGATCTGGTGCAGTTGCTCATAAAGCGGATAGGCCAGCGCCACCACGGCCGGTTGCAGCAGGTCGTTCAGCACTTTGCTGCCCTGAAAATAGTGATCGTAAGGGATCCCGGTGAGGATAAGAAACGGAATGATGACCACCATGGCGATCAGCAGCGGGTTCAGCAATGGCATCTTAAAACGTACCGCCAGTTTGCGCGCTGCAAAAAATACCGCCAGTGTCAGAGGTAACGACCACCAGATGTACGACATCATTGTTTTGATCCTTTCTGCCCAATCACTTTTCGTTCGCCGTGCACAATATGTGAGCTCCAGCTAACCACCAGAAATACGACCAGCGTACTTATCGCGCAGGAGACAATAACGGGTCCGAACTGCGCGCGCAGCAAGTCAAAGTACTGCATCACGCCAACGCCAATGGGAACGAAAAGTAACGCCATATAACGAATAAGTACGTAGCAACCTGGGTTGACCCATTTTGCCGGCAGAATTTGCAGCGCCAGTAAGACGAACAGGATCAGCATACCGATGATGCTGCCGGGAATCGTGATGGGAAGCAGCGACGCAATAAAAATACCCGCATATAAGCAGGCATAGATCAGCACAAATGCGCGTAAATATTGCCAGACGATATTCAGTGATTTACTCATAGTAAACGCCCTTGATGAGAGGGATTCATCATACAATTAAACTTTAAAATGTGCTACCGATCACATCATGAATTATGAGCATAGTGGATATAGACAACGGGAACATTGCGTCATAAAGATCATAGCGGAGAGACTTTAAACCGCACTACAGAGACGCTACCATAGCGCCTCTTTTTTTGCGGGTGACGATATGCGTGTTTTGCTGGCGCCGATGGAAGGCGTGCTTGATTCTCTGGTGCGCGAGCTCCTGACCGAGGTGAACGACTACGATCTGTGCATCACGGAATTTCTGCGCGTGGTGGATCAACTCCTGCCGGCGAAAGTATTCCACCGTATTTGCCCGGAACTGCTCAATGCCAGCCGGACACCCTCGGGTACGTTGGTGCGTATTCAGCTTCTGGGGCAATATCCGCAATGGCTGGCGGAAAATGCCGCGCGTGCGGTGGAGTTAGGATCGTATGGCGTCGATCTTAATTGCGGCTGTCCGTCAAAGCTGGTCAACGGCAGCGGCGGCGGTGCGACCCTGCTCAAAGATCCTGAACTTATCTATCAGGGGGCAAAGGCCATGCGTGAGGCGGTGCCTGCACATCTGCCCGTGACGGTGAAAGTGCGTCTTGGCTGGGACAGCGGCGACAGAAAATTCGAAATTGCCGATGCGGTACAGCAGGCGGGCGCGAGCGAACTGGCGGTACACGGTCGCACGAAAGAACAAGGGTATAAAGCGGAGCACATCGACTGGCAGGCGATTGGCGAAATCCGACAGCGGTTAACGATTCCGGTTATCGCCAACGGTGAGATCTGGGACTGGCAAAGTGCGCAGGACTGTATGGCAATAAGCGGTTGCGACGCGGTGATGATGGGGCGAGGG
This Citrobacter enshiensis DNA region includes the following protein-coding sequences:
- a CDS encoding CidB/LrgB family autolysis modulator — its product is MMSYIWWSLPLTLAVFFAARKLAVRFKMPLLNPLLIAMVVIIPFLILTGIPYDHYFQGSKVLNDLLQPAVVALAYPLYEQLHQIRARWKSIITICFFGSVVAMVTGTSVALLMGATPEIAASVLPKSVTTPIAMAVGGSLGGIPAISAVCVIFVGILGAVFGHTLLNAMRIRTKAARGLAMGTASHALGTARCAELDYQEGAFSSLALVICGIITSLLAPFLFPVILAVVG
- a CDS encoding CidA/LrgA family protein, translating into MSKSLNIVWQYLRAFVLIYACLYAGIFIASLLPITIPGSIIGMLILFVLLALQILPAKWVNPGCYVLIRYMALLFVPIGVGVMQYFDLLRAQFGPVIVSCAISTLVVFLVVSWSSHIVHGERKVIGQKGSKQ
- the dusC gene encoding tRNA dihydrouridine(16) synthase DusC, whose protein sequence is MRVLLAPMEGVLDSLVRELLTEVNDYDLCITEFLRVVDQLLPAKVFHRICPELLNASRTPSGTLVRIQLLGQYPQWLAENAARAVELGSYGVDLNCGCPSKLVNGSGGGATLLKDPELIYQGAKAMREAVPAHLPVTVKVRLGWDSGDRKFEIADAVQQAGASELAVHGRTKEQGYKAEHIDWQAIGEIRQRLTIPVIANGEIWDWQSAQDCMAISGCDAVMMGRGALNIPNLSRVVKYNEPRMPWPDVVVLLQKYTRLEKQGDTGLYHVARIKQWLGYLRKEYSEATALFQEIRSLNNSPDIARAIQAIDIAALRP